A single window of Rhodamnia argentea isolate NSW1041297 chromosome 5, ASM2092103v1, whole genome shotgun sequence DNA harbors:
- the LOC115743763 gene encoding uncharacterized protein LOC115743763 isoform X1 — protein MEGKRISASPRPCSGRRVLASKKRPRWWCGGDGFVNSVKKLQRREISSKRDRAFSMTDAQERFRNIRLQEEYDTHDPKGHCSMVLTFLRKRSKIIEIVAARDVIFALAQSGVCAAFSRETNQRICFLNVSHGEVIRSLFYNKNNDSLITVSVYASDNFSSLKCRSTRIEYIRRGKPDAGFALFESESLKWPGFVEFDDVNGKVLTYSAQDSIYKVFDLKNYTMLYSISDKNVKEIKISPGIMLLIFTKASSHVPLKILSIEDGTVLKSFNHLLHRSKKVDFIEQFNEKLLVKQENENLQILDVRNFELTEVSRSEFMTPSAFIFLYENQLFLTFRNRTVAVWNFRGELVTSFEDHLLWHPDCNTNNIYITSDQDLIISYCKADSVDPLSEGNAGSINVSNILTGKCLAKVKASNSVPVEDECSCSSECSGDCRSKKRARASTIRSTVAEALEDITALFYDEERNEIYTGNRHGLVHVWSN, from the exons atggAGGGGAAGCGAATATCTGCAAGTCCGAGGCCCTGCAGTGGAAGAAGAGTGCTGGCTTCGAAGAAGAGGCCGAGATGGTGGTGCGGCGGGGATGGGTTCGTGAACAGCGTCAAGAAGCTTCAGAGACGCGAAATCAGTTCTAAGCGTGACCGCGCTTTCTCGATGACCGACGCCCAGGAGCGGTTCAGAAACATTCGGTTGCAG GAGGAATATGATACCCATGACCCAAAGGGTCATTGTTCCATGGTCTTGACGTTTCTGAGAAAGAGGTCAAAGATTATTGAGATTGTAGCAGCACGCGATGTTATATTTGCCCTTGCTCAATCTGGTGTTTGTGCAGCTTTTAGTCGAG AGACAAATCAAaggatctgctttttaaatgtcaGTCATGGTGAAGTTATTCGAAGTTTGTTCTATAACAAGAACAACGACTCACTTATCACAGTTTCAGTTTATGCATCTGACAACTTCAGTTCCCTAAAATGCAGAAGCACGAGGATTGA GTACATAAGGAGGGGAAAACCCGATGCTGGCTTTGCGCTTTTTGAATCTGAATCGCTGAAATGGCCTGGTTTTGTGGAGTTCGATGATGTGAATGGGAAAGTACTTACGTACTCTGCCCAAGACAG TATATACAAGGTATTTGACCTAAAGAATTACACGATGTTGTACTCCATATCTGATAAAAATGTTAAAGAAATCAAGATAAG CCCGGGAATCATGTTGTTGATATTTACAAAAGCTAGCAGTCATGTTCCTCTTAAGATTCTTTCCATAGAGGATGGTACTGTTCTCAAGTCATTCAATCATCTCCTTCATCGAAGTAAGAAGGTTGATTTTATTGAACAATTCAATGAGAAGCTTCTAGTCAAGCAAGAAAACGAGAATCTCCAGATTCTCGAT GTTCGCAACTTTGAGCTAACAGAAGTTAGCAGATCTGAATTCATGACACCGTCAGCATTTATTTTCCTCTATGAAAATCAGTTATTCCTGACTTTTAGAAATCGAACTGTTGCTGTGTGGAACTTCCGTGGAGAGCTTGTAACATCATTTGAAGATCACCTCTTGTGGCATCCAGATTGCAATACCAACAACATATACATCACTAGTGATCAGGACCTTATCATTTCTTACTGCAAGGCTGACTCTGTTGATCCCTTATCCGAAGGAAATG CAGGATCCATCAATGTAAGTAACATATTGACAGGGAAATGCCTTGCTAAAGTGAAAGCAAGCAACAGTGTCCCTGTCGAGGATGAATGTAGTTGTAGCAGTGAATGTAGTGGTGATTGCCGTTCCAAGAAGCGTGCCCGTGCCTCCACAATTAGGAGTACAGTTGCAGAAGCCTTGGAAGACATCACTGCACTCTTCTATGATGAAGAGCGAAACGAAATTTATACAGGCAATAGGCATGGCCTTGTACATGTATGGTCTAACTGA
- the LOC115743763 gene encoding uncharacterized protein LOC115743763 isoform X2: protein MEGKRISASPRPCSGRRVLASKKRPRWWCGGDGFVNSVKKLQRREISSKRDRAFSMTDAQERFRNIRLQEEYDTHDPKGHCSMVLTFLRKRSKIIEIVAARDVIFALAQSGVCAAFSRETNQRICFLNVSHGEVIRSLFYNKNNDSLITVSVYASDNFSSLKCRSTRIEYIRRGKPDAGFALFESESLKWPGFVEFDDVNGKVLTYSAQDSIYKVFDLKNYTMLYSISDKNVKEIKISPGIMLLIFTKASSHVPLKILSIEDGTVLKSFNHLLHRSKKVDFIEQFNEKLLVKQENENLQILDVRNFELTEVSRSEFMTPSAFIFLYENQLFLTFRNRTVAVWNFRGELVTSFEDHLLWHPDCNTNNIYITSDQDLIISYCKADSVDPLSEGNGSINVSNILTGKCLAKVKASNSVPVEDECSCSSECSGDCRSKKRARASTIRSTVAEALEDITALFYDEERNEIYTGNRHGLVHVWSN from the exons atggAGGGGAAGCGAATATCTGCAAGTCCGAGGCCCTGCAGTGGAAGAAGAGTGCTGGCTTCGAAGAAGAGGCCGAGATGGTGGTGCGGCGGGGATGGGTTCGTGAACAGCGTCAAGAAGCTTCAGAGACGCGAAATCAGTTCTAAGCGTGACCGCGCTTTCTCGATGACCGACGCCCAGGAGCGGTTCAGAAACATTCGGTTGCAG GAGGAATATGATACCCATGACCCAAAGGGTCATTGTTCCATGGTCTTGACGTTTCTGAGAAAGAGGTCAAAGATTATTGAGATTGTAGCAGCACGCGATGTTATATTTGCCCTTGCTCAATCTGGTGTTTGTGCAGCTTTTAGTCGAG AGACAAATCAAaggatctgctttttaaatgtcaGTCATGGTGAAGTTATTCGAAGTTTGTTCTATAACAAGAACAACGACTCACTTATCACAGTTTCAGTTTATGCATCTGACAACTTCAGTTCCCTAAAATGCAGAAGCACGAGGATTGA GTACATAAGGAGGGGAAAACCCGATGCTGGCTTTGCGCTTTTTGAATCTGAATCGCTGAAATGGCCTGGTTTTGTGGAGTTCGATGATGTGAATGGGAAAGTACTTACGTACTCTGCCCAAGACAG TATATACAAGGTATTTGACCTAAAGAATTACACGATGTTGTACTCCATATCTGATAAAAATGTTAAAGAAATCAAGATAAG CCCGGGAATCATGTTGTTGATATTTACAAAAGCTAGCAGTCATGTTCCTCTTAAGATTCTTTCCATAGAGGATGGTACTGTTCTCAAGTCATTCAATCATCTCCTTCATCGAAGTAAGAAGGTTGATTTTATTGAACAATTCAATGAGAAGCTTCTAGTCAAGCAAGAAAACGAGAATCTCCAGATTCTCGAT GTTCGCAACTTTGAGCTAACAGAAGTTAGCAGATCTGAATTCATGACACCGTCAGCATTTATTTTCCTCTATGAAAATCAGTTATTCCTGACTTTTAGAAATCGAACTGTTGCTGTGTGGAACTTCCGTGGAGAGCTTGTAACATCATTTGAAGATCACCTCTTGTGGCATCCAGATTGCAATACCAACAACATATACATCACTAGTGATCAGGACCTTATCATTTCTTACTGCAAGGCTGACTCTGTTGATCCCTTATCCGAAGGAAATG GATCCATCAATGTAAGTAACATATTGACAGGGAAATGCCTTGCTAAAGTGAAAGCAAGCAACAGTGTCCCTGTCGAGGATGAATGTAGTTGTAGCAGTGAATGTAGTGGTGATTGCCGTTCCAAGAAGCGTGCCCGTGCCTCCACAATTAGGAGTACAGTTGCAGAAGCCTTGGAAGACATCACTGCACTCTTCTATGATGAAGAGCGAAACGAAATTTATACAGGCAATAGGCATGGCCTTGTACATGTATGGTCTAACTGA
- the LOC115743763 gene encoding uncharacterized protein LOC115743763 isoform X4 has protein sequence MEGKRISASPRPCSGRRVLASKKRPRWWCGGDGFVNSVKKLQRREISSKRDRAFSMTDAQERFRNIRLQEEYDTHDPKGHCSMVLTFLRKRSKIIEIVAARDVIFALAQSGVCAAFSRETNQRICFLNVSHGEVIRSLFYNKNNDSLITVSVYASDNFSSLKCRSTRIEYIRRGKPDAGFALFESESLKWPGFVEFDDVNGKVLTYSAQDSIYKVFDLKNYTMLYSISDKNVKEIKISPGIMLLIFTKASSHVPLKILSIEDGTVLKSFNHLLHRSKKVDFIEQFNEKLLVKQENENLQILDVRNFELTEVSRSEFMTPSAFIFLYENQLFLTFRNRTVAVWNFRGELVTSFEDHLLWHPDCNTNNIYITSDQDLIISYCKADSVDPLSEGNAWYGCWP, from the exons atggAGGGGAAGCGAATATCTGCAAGTCCGAGGCCCTGCAGTGGAAGAAGAGTGCTGGCTTCGAAGAAGAGGCCGAGATGGTGGTGCGGCGGGGATGGGTTCGTGAACAGCGTCAAGAAGCTTCAGAGACGCGAAATCAGTTCTAAGCGTGACCGCGCTTTCTCGATGACCGACGCCCAGGAGCGGTTCAGAAACATTCGGTTGCAG GAGGAATATGATACCCATGACCCAAAGGGTCATTGTTCCATGGTCTTGACGTTTCTGAGAAAGAGGTCAAAGATTATTGAGATTGTAGCAGCACGCGATGTTATATTTGCCCTTGCTCAATCTGGTGTTTGTGCAGCTTTTAGTCGAG AGACAAATCAAaggatctgctttttaaatgtcaGTCATGGTGAAGTTATTCGAAGTTTGTTCTATAACAAGAACAACGACTCACTTATCACAGTTTCAGTTTATGCATCTGACAACTTCAGTTCCCTAAAATGCAGAAGCACGAGGATTGA GTACATAAGGAGGGGAAAACCCGATGCTGGCTTTGCGCTTTTTGAATCTGAATCGCTGAAATGGCCTGGTTTTGTGGAGTTCGATGATGTGAATGGGAAAGTACTTACGTACTCTGCCCAAGACAG TATATACAAGGTATTTGACCTAAAGAATTACACGATGTTGTACTCCATATCTGATAAAAATGTTAAAGAAATCAAGATAAG CCCGGGAATCATGTTGTTGATATTTACAAAAGCTAGCAGTCATGTTCCTCTTAAGATTCTTTCCATAGAGGATGGTACTGTTCTCAAGTCATTCAATCATCTCCTTCATCGAAGTAAGAAGGTTGATTTTATTGAACAATTCAATGAGAAGCTTCTAGTCAAGCAAGAAAACGAGAATCTCCAGATTCTCGAT GTTCGCAACTTTGAGCTAACAGAAGTTAGCAGATCTGAATTCATGACACCGTCAGCATTTATTTTCCTCTATGAAAATCAGTTATTCCTGACTTTTAGAAATCGAACTGTTGCTGTGTGGAACTTCCGTGGAGAGCTTGTAACATCATTTGAAGATCACCTCTTGTGGCATCCAGATTGCAATACCAACAACATATACATCACTAGTGATCAGGACCTTATCATTTCTTACTGCAAGGCTGACTCTGTTGATCCCTTATCCGAAGGAAATG CCTGGTACGGATGTTGGCCCTGA
- the LOC115743763 gene encoding uncharacterized protein LOC115743763 isoform X3: MEGKRISASPRPCSGRRVLASKKRPRWWCGGDGFVNSVKKLQRREISSKRDRAFSMTDAQERFRNIRLQEEYDTHDPKGHCSMVLTFLRKRSKIIEIVAARDVIFALAQSGVCAAFSRETNQRICFLNVSHGEVIRSLFYNKNNDSLITVSVYASDNFSSLKCRSTRIEYIRRGKPDAGFALFESESLKWPGFVEFDDVNGKVLTYSAQDSIYKVFDLKNYTMLYSISDKNVKEIKISPGIMLLIFTKASSHVPLKILSIEDGTVLKSFNHLLHRSKKVDFIEQFNEKLLVKQENENLQILDVRNFELTEVSRSEFMTPSAFIFLYENQLFLTFRNRTVAVWNFRGELVTSFEDHLLWHPDCNTNNIYITSDQDLIISYCKADSVDPLSEGNAAWYGCWP; the protein is encoded by the exons atggAGGGGAAGCGAATATCTGCAAGTCCGAGGCCCTGCAGTGGAAGAAGAGTGCTGGCTTCGAAGAAGAGGCCGAGATGGTGGTGCGGCGGGGATGGGTTCGTGAACAGCGTCAAGAAGCTTCAGAGACGCGAAATCAGTTCTAAGCGTGACCGCGCTTTCTCGATGACCGACGCCCAGGAGCGGTTCAGAAACATTCGGTTGCAG GAGGAATATGATACCCATGACCCAAAGGGTCATTGTTCCATGGTCTTGACGTTTCTGAGAAAGAGGTCAAAGATTATTGAGATTGTAGCAGCACGCGATGTTATATTTGCCCTTGCTCAATCTGGTGTTTGTGCAGCTTTTAGTCGAG AGACAAATCAAaggatctgctttttaaatgtcaGTCATGGTGAAGTTATTCGAAGTTTGTTCTATAACAAGAACAACGACTCACTTATCACAGTTTCAGTTTATGCATCTGACAACTTCAGTTCCCTAAAATGCAGAAGCACGAGGATTGA GTACATAAGGAGGGGAAAACCCGATGCTGGCTTTGCGCTTTTTGAATCTGAATCGCTGAAATGGCCTGGTTTTGTGGAGTTCGATGATGTGAATGGGAAAGTACTTACGTACTCTGCCCAAGACAG TATATACAAGGTATTTGACCTAAAGAATTACACGATGTTGTACTCCATATCTGATAAAAATGTTAAAGAAATCAAGATAAG CCCGGGAATCATGTTGTTGATATTTACAAAAGCTAGCAGTCATGTTCCTCTTAAGATTCTTTCCATAGAGGATGGTACTGTTCTCAAGTCATTCAATCATCTCCTTCATCGAAGTAAGAAGGTTGATTTTATTGAACAATTCAATGAGAAGCTTCTAGTCAAGCAAGAAAACGAGAATCTCCAGATTCTCGAT GTTCGCAACTTTGAGCTAACAGAAGTTAGCAGATCTGAATTCATGACACCGTCAGCATTTATTTTCCTCTATGAAAATCAGTTATTCCTGACTTTTAGAAATCGAACTGTTGCTGTGTGGAACTTCCGTGGAGAGCTTGTAACATCATTTGAAGATCACCTCTTGTGGCATCCAGATTGCAATACCAACAACATATACATCACTAGTGATCAGGACCTTATCATTTCTTACTGCAAGGCTGACTCTGTTGATCCCTTATCCGAAGGAAATG CAGCCTGGTACGGATGTTGGCCCTGA
- the LOC115743699 gene encoding uncharacterized protein LOC115743699: MASVASSKQMNHHPIFSKTMELRWAKRPNTRNPHKLQLPPSTGPSSVPIYISTRPGHVDPSALRDLYAACNLSCHRFPNLGPDRQGREDDVVGLRKLRVALAHSSVVVSVFCRDEDLTSDVEQSAVVGIGGLVNKMLPRVHPSDGRLVGFGRAVSDLGLTASIYDLMVIPSLRGMGIGQMIVKRIVRILTSRDIYDIAALCSENERPLFEACGFGDDILGSTTMMYTRTVSDGHGVVKRAGHNLLLVPTPKDRTAS; the protein is encoded by the exons ATGGCGTCCGTGGCCTCTTCGAAGCAGATGAACCATCACCCCATCTTCTCCAAAACCATGGAATTGAGGTGGGCGAAGAGACCCAACACCCGCAATCCGCACAAACTGCAGCTGCCGCCATCAACAGGCCCGTCGTCGGTCCCGATTTACATCTCCACGAGGCCCGGCCACGTCGACCCCAGCGCCCTCAGAGACCTCTACGCCGCCTGCAACCTCTCGTGCCACCGGTTCCCCAACTTGGGTCCCGACCGGCAAGGCCGAGAGGACGACGTCGTCGGGCTCCGCAAGCTTCGCGTCGCGCTTGCTCACAGCTCCGTTGTCGTGTCCGTCTTTTGCAGGGACGAGGACTTGACGTCGGACGTGGAGCAGAGCGCTGTGGTGGGGATTGGAGGTTTGGTGAATAAGATGTTGCCGAGAGTCCATCCCTCGGATGGCCGGTTGGTGGGATTTGGCCGGGCTGTTTCGGATTTGGGGTTGACTGCGTCCATCTACGACCTCATG GTTATTCCTTCGCTTCGAGGAATGGGAATTGGCCAGATGATTGTCAAAAGAATTGTAAG GATCCTCACAAGTAGAGACATATATGACATAGCAGCTCTTTGTTCAGAAAACGAGAG GCCACTTTTTGAAGCATGTGGATTTGGAGATGACATTTTGGGCTCCACGACAATGATGTATACGAGAACTGTATCCGATGGCCATGGAGTGGTCAAGCGCGCTGGTCATAACCTTTTGCTGGTCCCAACACCTAAAGATCGCACTGCTTCCTGA
- the LOC115743698 gene encoding protein SRC2 homolog isoform X2, which translates to MGKIWIEIGLVSARGLKRPSLLKLQWFAVGWIDPKNKYCTKIDPSGNANPIWKTKFATLVNVSNSEFQDLALHVEVYSREPIFLRERLQGTATIVLREFLAKHAKNSDVTRATTIEEMGSYQLRKGNSSKPQGFVDISVRISEEGAESHNHTGNGGLMLMDRGNHITVTHEDTLAQAFPTRLPIVRQSRENHPQTNAPENHSTPIEGNYHNPSVAGPSNYPIRTTPPPPSNVGFIPTFLPRTENLPGSHMNMSPSGAEGGQGRGQGFGMGLGAGALAAGAAIFGEDFMSGFDVPRGLQDASLTVSMDPPFLMKQHIFH; encoded by the exons ATGGGGAAGATCTGGATCGAAATAGGATTAGTTTCTGCTCGGGGACTCAAACGACCATCGCTCTTGAAGCTCCAATGGTTTGCCGTCGGTTGGATCGATCCGAAGAACAAGTATTGCACCAAAATTGACCCTTCTGGGAATGCGAACCCCATTTGGAAGACAAAGTTCGCCACATTGGTCAACGTCTCTAACTCGGAATTCCAGGACCTGGCACTCCATGTAGAAGTTTACAGCAGAGAGCCTATTTTCCTCCGAGAAAGGCTCCAGGGAACAGCTACTATTGTCCTCAGAGAGTTTCTGGCAAAGCATGCAAAGAATTCTGATGTTACCAGGGCAACAACAATTGAAGAAATGGGGAGTTATCAGCTAAGAAAGGGAAATTCCAGCAAACCACAGGGGTTTGTCGATATTTCTGTTCGCATATCAGAAGAAGGGGCAGAGTCTCATAATCACACAG GCAATGGAGGACTCATGCTCATGGATCGTGGGAATCACATAACCGTGACACATGAAGATACGTTGGCTCAAGCCTTCCCAACGCGACTGCCCATAGTTCGACAAAGTCGAGAAAATCATCCGCAGACAAACGCCCCAGAAAATCATTCAACGCCAATAGAGGGTAACTATCACAACCCATCCGTAGCTGGACCGAGTAATTATCCAATTAGAACAACTCCACCGCCACCTTCAAATGTTGGTTTCATACCCACCTTTCTTCCGAGGACAGAAAATCTGCCAGGGTCTCATATGAACATGTCTCCATCCGGAGCAGAAGGTGGACAAGGCAGAGGACAGGGGTTTGGAATGGGATTAGGCGCAGGAGCACTCGCAGCTGGTGCTGCCATTTTTGGTGAAGACTTCATGTCAGGATTTGATGTTCCTAGAGGCTTACAGGATGCTAGTCTTACTGTGTCAATGGATCCCCCCTTTCTGATGAAACAGCATATTTTTCACTA A
- the LOC115743698 gene encoding protein SRC2 homolog isoform X1, with protein sequence MGKIWIEIGLVSARGLKRPSLLKLQWFAVGWIDPKNKYCTKIDPSGNANPIWKTKFATLVNVSNSEFQDLALHVEVYSREPIFLRERLQGTATIVLREFLAKHAKNSDVTRATTIEEMGSYQLRKGNSSKPQGFVDISVRISEEGAESHNHTGNGGLMLMDRGNHITVTHEDTLAQAFPTRLPIVRQSRENHPQTNAPENHSTPIEGNYHNPSVAGPSNYPIRTTPPPPSNVGFIPTFLPRTENLPGSHMNMSPSGAEGGQGRGQGFGMGLGAGALAAGAAIFGEDFMSGFDVPRGLQDASLTVSMDPPFLMKQHIFHYIK encoded by the exons ATGGGGAAGATCTGGATCGAAATAGGATTAGTTTCTGCTCGGGGACTCAAACGACCATCGCTCTTGAAGCTCCAATGGTTTGCCGTCGGTTGGATCGATCCGAAGAACAAGTATTGCACCAAAATTGACCCTTCTGGGAATGCGAACCCCATTTGGAAGACAAAGTTCGCCACATTGGTCAACGTCTCTAACTCGGAATTCCAGGACCTGGCACTCCATGTAGAAGTTTACAGCAGAGAGCCTATTTTCCTCCGAGAAAGGCTCCAGGGAACAGCTACTATTGTCCTCAGAGAGTTTCTGGCAAAGCATGCAAAGAATTCTGATGTTACCAGGGCAACAACAATTGAAGAAATGGGGAGTTATCAGCTAAGAAAGGGAAATTCCAGCAAACCACAGGGGTTTGTCGATATTTCTGTTCGCATATCAGAAGAAGGGGCAGAGTCTCATAATCACACAG GCAATGGAGGACTCATGCTCATGGATCGTGGGAATCACATAACCGTGACACATGAAGATACGTTGGCTCAAGCCTTCCCAACGCGACTGCCCATAGTTCGACAAAGTCGAGAAAATCATCCGCAGACAAACGCCCCAGAAAATCATTCAACGCCAATAGAGGGTAACTATCACAACCCATCCGTAGCTGGACCGAGTAATTATCCAATTAGAACAACTCCACCGCCACCTTCAAATGTTGGTTTCATACCCACCTTTCTTCCGAGGACAGAAAATCTGCCAGGGTCTCATATGAACATGTCTCCATCCGGAGCAGAAGGTGGACAAGGCAGAGGACAGGGGTTTGGAATGGGATTAGGCGCAGGAGCACTCGCAGCTGGTGCTGCCATTTTTGGTGAAGACTTCATGTCAGGATTTGATGTTCCTAGAGGCTTACAGGATGCTAGTCTTACTGTGTCAATGGATCCCCCCTTTCTGATGAAACAGCATATTTTTCACTACATAAAATGA